The Malus domestica chromosome 13, GDT2T_hap1 genome includes a window with the following:
- the LOC139190797 gene encoding uncharacterized protein produces the protein MRTELMNTSRGDLSIADYLDKVNVLADNLTLFRALVSESDLVAIIISKVGPQYETTVTFAQAHDTSITYNALEALLLSADQCHNAFFLPFDVGTSAFAAVSGGGGASRGHGDSFRGGRSRGYPCGGGLSRNYTSDSTFGPSFSVAPPSRDPLSTSIRILGLPLGSNGSNSTPLAFFSSGRIQCQICKRYGHSTIDCFNRLNMP, from the coding sequence ATGCGGACtgaattgatgaatacctcccGTGGTGATCTTTCTATTGCTGACTATCTTGACAAAGTTAATGTACTTGCTGACAATCTCACCCTCTTTAGAGCCCTTGTTTCTGAATCAGATTTAGTTGCCATTATTATAAGCAAGGTAGGTCCTCAGTATGAGACCACCGTTACTTTTGCACAGGCCCATGATACTTCCATTACCTACAATGCTTTGGAAGCCTTACTCTTGAGTGCAGACCAATGTCACAATGctttctttcttccctttgatGTCGGCACCTCTGCTTTTGCTGCTgtgagtggtggtggtggtgcttcCCGTGGTCATGGTGACTCTTTCCGTGGCGGTCGCAGTAGAGGCTACCCTTGTGGTGGTGGCCTTTCTCGTAATTATACCAGTGACTCTACTTTTGGCCCCTCATTTTCTGTTGCACCTCCATCCCGCGACCCACTCTCCACTTCCATTAGGATCCTTGGCCTTCCTCTAGGTTCTAATGGCTCTAACTCCACACCATTGGCCTTTTTCTCATCTGGACGTATTCAGTGTCAGATTTGTAAACGTTATGGTCACTCGACTATTGATTGCTTCAACCGCCTCAACATGCCATAA